The Xenopus laevis strain J_2021 chromosome 7S, Xenopus_laevis_v10.1, whole genome shotgun sequence genome includes a window with the following:
- the LOC398692 gene encoding uncharacterized protein LOC398692 (The RefSeq protein has 17 substitutions, 1 non-frameshifting indel compared to this genomic sequence), whose product MSAKIHMKDPICLIENRNGHEFLINAEAEEILSQITDPVVVVVIVGKYRTGKSYLMNKLAGSKTGFQLGYTIQSKTKGIWMWCVPHPRKPSHTLVLLDTEGLGDIEKGDSKNDAWIFSLAVLLSSNLVYNSMGTIDHQAMEQLHYVTNLTKLIKLKTNPEEEEKMESGEFKRIFPSFTWCVRDFSLILKIDEKEITENEYLMNSLILKKGTDKKIQDYNLPRECILHYFHSHKCFVFDRPSSKKNLQRLEELEERDLEEEFVEQTQKFCDYIHKQGIVKTLPGGLLVTGRMLAYLVNLYIETIKSGSVPCIENAVLALSVKENTGAVQDALKMYETCMNDQVARFPTETLETFLQMHQDCEKEALKVFMKRSFNDENQKFQQEFKELLDGKMKEFSALNESKSTERCQIIIQQLSAALDQRISQGEFLKPGGYMLFLEEKRTIMAKYDTAPQKGLKSLEVLQEFMNNLKAIEATILQADESLTAKEKQIAESQAEAEAAKRQMQILEEHARSLQESLENQKKSYEQHEKMLIEKMESDRRNLIAENELVINQKLQEQNAMRIAGLKSNVDALQREINELKESYKKGCILC is encoded by the exons ATGAGCGCAAAAATCCATATGAAGGATCCGATCTGCCTGATAGAGAACAGGAATGGCCATGAGTTTTTAATTAATGCAGAAGCAGAAGAGATTCTGTCTCAGATCACGGATCCGGTGGTTGTTGTGGTGATTGTTGGGAAATATCGGACAGGAAAGTCTTATCTGATGAACAAATTAGCAGGAAGTAAAACTG GTTTCCAGCTAGGGTCCACTATTCAATCAAAGACTAAAGGGATCTGGATGTGGTGTGTTCCTCATCCTGTCCAACCCTCTCATACCCTGGTGTTGTTGGACACAGAGGGACTGGGGGATATAGAAAAA gGTGACAGCAAAAATGATGCCTGGATCTTCTCTCTGGCAGTTCTGTTAAGCAGTAACTTAGTATATAACAGCATGGGAACCATCGACAACCACGCAATGGAGCAGCTACA CTACGTGACAAACCTGACAAAACTGATAAAGCTAAAGACAAATCCAGAAGGAGAGGATAAAAATGAATCTGGTGAATTCAAGCGCATATTCCCATCATTCACATGGTGTGTGCGAGATTTCAGCCTCATATTAAAGATTGATGAAAAGGAAATCACAGAAGATGAATATCTAATGAACTCCCTCATACTCAAGAAAG GTACTGATAAGAAGATTCAAGATTACAACCTGCCAAGGGAGTGCATCCTTCACTACTTTCACTCacataaatgttttgtgtttgacCGACCTTCgtctaaaaaaaaccttcaacgtCTGGAGGAGCTAGAAGAGCGGGACCTGGAAGAAGAATTTGTGGAACAAACTCAAAAGTTCTGTGATTATATACACAAACAAGGGATAGTCAAAACTCTTCCTGGTGGTCTCTTAGTCACTGGAAGAA TGCTGGCATATCTTGTTAACCTTTACATAGAGACCATTAAAAGTGGATCAGTCCCCTGCATAGAGAATGCTGTCCTTGCACTGTCAGTAAAAGAGAACACTGGGGCTGTGCAGGATGCCTTGAAAATGTATGAAACTTGCATGAATGATCAGGTGGCCAGATTTCCGACAGAGACACTGGAGACGTTTCTGCAGATGCACCAGGATTGTGAGAAGGAGGCTCTGAAGGTCTTTATGAAACGTTCCTTCAATGATGAGAATCAAAAGTTCCAACAAGAATTCAAG GAACTATTAGATGGGAAAATGAAGGAATTTTCCGCACTTAATGAGAGCAAATCTACAGAGCGTTGTCAAATTATCATTCAGCAATTAAGTGCAGCTCTGGACCAAAGAATATCCCAGGGAGAGTTTTTAAAACCTGGAGGACACATATTGTTTTTGGAAGAGAAGAGGACAATTATGGCAAAGTATGACACAGCCCCACAGAAAGGCCTAAAG AGCCTTGAAGTACTACAGGAATTTATGAATAACCTGAAGGCAATTGAAGCTACCATCCTCCAAGCAGATGAGAGCCTAACAGCAAAGGAAAAACAGATTGCAG AGAGTCAGGCTGAGGCAGAGGCAGCAAAAAGGCAAAGGCAGATTCTTGAAGAGCAAGCGAGGTCCCTACAAGAAAGCCTGGAAAATCAGAAGAAGAGTTATGAGCTGCATGAGAAGATGTTAATAGAGAAGATGGAAAGTGATAGGCGCAACTTAATAGCAGAGAATGAGCGGGTGATCAACCAGAAGCTGCAG
- the LOC398692 gene encoding uncharacterized protein LOC398692 isoform X1 yields the protein MSAKIHMKDPICLIENRNGHEFLINAEAEEILSQITDPVVVVVIVGKYRTGKSYLMNKLAGSKTGFQLGSTIQSKTKGIWMWCVPHPVQPSHTLVLLDTEGLGDIEKGDSKNDAWIFSLAVLLSSNLVYNSMGTIDNHAMEQLHYVTNLTKLIKLKTNPEGEDKNESGEFKRIFPSFTWCVRDFSLILKIDEKEITEDEYLMNSLILKKGTDKKIQDYNLPRECILHYFHSHKCFVFDRPSSKKNLQRLEELEERDLEEEFVEQTQKFCDYIHKQGIVKTLPGGLLVTGRMLAYLVNLYIETIKSGSVPCIENAVLALSVKENTGAVQDALKMYETCMNDQVARFPTETLETFLQMHQDCEKEALKVFMKRSFNDENQKFQQEFKELLDGKMKEFSALNESKSTERCQIIIQQLSAALDQRISQGEFLKPGGHILFLEEKRTIMAKYDTAPQKGLKSLEVLQEFMNNLKAIEATILQADESLTAKEKQIAESQAEAEAAKRQRQILEEQARSLQESLENQKKSYELHEKMLIEKMESDRRNLIAENERVINQKLQEQNAMRIAGLKSNVDALQKEINELKERTCILC from the exons ATGAGCGCAAAAATCCATATGAAGGATCCGATCTGCCTGATAGAGAACAGGAATGGCCATGAGTTTTTAATTAATGCAGAAGCAGAAGAGATTCTGTCTCAGATCACGGATCCGGTGGTTGTTGTGGTGATTGTTGGGAAATATCGGACAGGAAAGTCTTATCTGATGAACAAATTAGCAGGAAGTAAAACTG GTTTCCAGCTAGGGTCCACTATTCAATCAAAGACTAAAGGGATCTGGATGTGGTGTGTTCCTCATCCTGTCCAACCCTCTCATACCCTGGTGTTGTTGGACACAGAGGGACTGGGGGATATAGAAAAA gGTGACAGCAAAAATGATGCCTGGATCTTCTCTCTGGCAGTTCTGTTAAGCAGTAACTTAGTATATAACAGCATGGGAACCATCGACAACCACGCAATGGAGCAGCTACA CTACGTGACAAACCTGACAAAACTGATAAAGCTAAAGACAAATCCAGAAGGAGAGGATAAAAATGAATCTGGTGAATTCAAGCGCATATTCCCATCATTCACATGGTGTGTGCGAGATTTCAGCCTCATATTAAAGATTGATGAAAAGGAAATCACAGAAGATGAATATCTAATGAACTCCCTCATACTCAAGAAAG GTACTGATAAGAAGATTCAAGATTACAACCTGCCAAGGGAGTGCATCCTTCACTACTTTCACTCacataaatgttttgtgtttgacCGACCTTCgtctaaaaaaaaccttcaacgtCTGGAGGAGCTAGAAGAGCGGGACCTGGAAGAAGAATTTGTGGAACAAACTCAAAAGTTCTGTGATTATATACACAAACAAGGGATAGTCAAAACTCTTCCTGGTGGTCTCTTAGTCACTGGAAGAA TGCTGGCATATCTTGTTAACCTTTACATAGAGACCATTAAAAGTGGATCAGTCCCCTGCATAGAGAATGCTGTCCTTGCACTGTCAGTAAAAGAGAACACTGGGGCTGTGCAGGATGCCTTGAAAATGTATGAAACTTGCATGAATGATCAGGTGGCCAGATTTCCGACAGAGACACTGGAGACGTTTCTGCAGATGCACCAGGATTGTGAGAAGGAGGCTCTGAAGGTCTTTATGAAACGTTCCTTCAATGATGAGAATCAAAAGTTCCAACAAGAATTCAAG GAACTATTAGATGGGAAAATGAAGGAATTTTCCGCACTTAATGAGAGCAAATCTACAGAGCGTTGTCAAATTATCATTCAGCAATTAAGTGCAGCTCTGGACCAAAGAATATCCCAGGGAGAGTTTTTAAAACCTGGAGGACACATATTGTTTTTGGAAGAGAAGAGGACAATTATGGCAAAGTATGACACAGCCCCACAGAAAGGCCTAAAG AGCCTTGAAGTACTACAGGAATTTATGAATAACCTGAAGGCAATTGAAGCTACCATCCTCCAAGCAGATGAGAGCCTAACAGCAAAGGAAAAACAGATTGCAG AGAGTCAGGCTGAGGCAGAGGCAGCAAAAAGGCAAAGGCAGATTCTTGAAGAGCAAGCGAGGTCCCTACAAGAAAGCCTGGAAAATCAGAAGAAGAGTTATGAGCTGCATGAGAAGATGTTAATAGAGAAGATGGAAAGTGATAGGCGCAACTTAATAGCAGAGAATGAGCGGGTGATCAACCAGAAGCTGCAG